TATACGACTGCGTGTCATCAGGAGACGCTTTGGACGGATGACAGTCATGTGACCTGCTACAGATATATACCGCCGCTCCGACACAGCTTTCAGCGTGCAATACGAACGCCAAAATGCACCCTTCACATCTGCATTCAGACtcagattcagaaaactttatttatggcAGAACAGCGATTCATTTTACAGTCGACCGAAACAGGACAaacacagccagcagcagcctTTAGACGTCAGCACATCTGCAGCGACACATTGACGCACGGACGACCCGAGCAGCAACACACAGGTCGCTACTGATGCTCCAAATACCCAAATCAAAGAGTgcacacaacaaagacagacacaaccATAGAGCAAAGACATATAATACTTAAcgtaaataagtaaatacagatTTTACACGGTTTGTTCATCCGAGCGATGCTGGTGCTAAAAATGATCCCTGAGCCTGATCGGTTTGAGGGCCGTCCCCCTGAGACGTCTCCCTGATGGTAACAGCTGGTTTACCCTCCAACAtcaaaaggatacctagagcgtaacatgcagacacagaaggatacctagagcgtaacatgcagacacagaaggatacctagagcttaacatgcagacgcagaacgatacctagagcgtaaaaTGCAGACGctgaaggatacctagagcgtaacatgcagacacagaacgatacctagagcgtaacatgcagacgcagaacgatacctagagcgtaacatgcagacatagaaggatacctagagcgtaacatgcagacgcagaacgatacctagagcgtaacatgcagacacagaaggatggATGACTTGAGtataacatacatacatacaaagacACTACATGTGATGAGTTGTTGTCTGttgtctgtgctgcagagagAGGCCACGCCCCTGACCCTGTGCATGAGCCCGCCCTCCTGCCTGTGGACTCAGTGGAGGATCACTTCCTAATGGATGCGGCGTCCTATGATGAGGTGGGTGTGGCTTATTTAAAGACACTGATCACCCTGAACGTGTCCTACATCCTGTTTCTGctctctgacttcctgtctccAGGACTCGTCTGCGGCCCTGCAGCTGCAGGGGCGGGCCATGCGGTCTCCTCGCCGCTGCATCCCCCACCAGCAGTCCTGTCTTGGCTACCCGCTGCCCTGCTGCGACCCCTGTGACACCTGCTACTGCCGCTTCTTCAACGCCATCTGCTACTGCCGCCGGGTCGGGCACACCTGCCTGCCCAGACGCACCTGACCCCCAAactgaccctgaccctgaccctgaccctgaccctgcCCGCCCAGATGCACCTGAGGCGTTTAGGGTCGCCTGACCCTGACTGCCTCAGGCAGAAGCACGGATGCTGCTGACAATAAAACACGTTTATGTTCTCTCGTGTTGGGTGAAATCTGATATTTGtgtaaatagataaaataaaatgactgctGAAGAAGAAAAGTTTTCAGAGGTTGATTCAACATGTGGCAGGTTGAagtgtacaaaaataaatcttctaacaatgaaattaaagtggaaacagtCCGACATTTCACAGTTAATCGCCAAAAACAGAGGTGGCTTTATGTGattat
Above is a genomic segment from Plectropomus leopardus isolate mb unplaced genomic scaffold, YSFRI_Pleo_2.0 unplaced_scaffold14518, whole genome shotgun sequence containing:
- the LOC121964203 gene encoding agouti-related protein; this encodes MFGSVLLGCISFSLLRLSSSLVHGDIQLDDGPAARHADSSYLSAIERGHAPDPVHEPALLPVDSVEDHFLMDAASYDEDSSAALQLQGRAMRSPRRCIPHQQSCLGYPLPCCDPCDTCYCRFFNAICYCRRVGHTCLPRRT